The following are encoded in a window of Thermoanaerobacter ethanolicus JW 200 genomic DNA:
- a CDS encoding aldehyde dehydrogenase family protein, which translates to MIDENLVVTITKKILNEINLKEAEEKKEKDNPDLGIFNDVNEAVECAKEAQKKFALMDLEKREEIIAAIREACVNNARLLAEIACSETGRGRVEDKVAKNILAAKKTPGTEDLKPTAWTGDRGLTLVEMAPVGVIASITPVTNPTATIINNTISMLAAGNAVVFNPHPSAKKTSNKAVEIINEAILKVGAPNGLVCSINNPTIQTAQKLMEHPEVNMVVVTGGKAVVQTALRCGKKVIGAGAGNPPVVVDETADIVKAAHDIACGASFDNNLPCIAEKEIIAVERIADTLLERMKREGAYVLHGKDIDRMTELIFQGGAINKDLIGRDAHFILSQIGIETGKDIRLVVMPVDVSHPLVYHEQLMPVIPFVTVPTVEEAINLAVKAEGGNRHTAMMHSKNVENMTAFARAIQTTIFVKNAPSYAGIGFGGEGYTTFTIAGPTGEGLTSARTFTRQRRCVLVDAFRIV; encoded by the coding sequence ATGATTGATGAAAATTTGGTAGTTACTATTACAAAAAAAATATTAAATGAAATAAATTTAAAAGAAGCAGAAGAAAAAAAGGAAAAGGATAATCCGGATCTTGGGATTTTTAATGATGTTAACGAAGCAGTAGAATGTGCAAAAGAAGCACAGAAGAAATTTGCACTTATGGACTTGGAAAAAAGGGAAGAAATAATAGCGGCAATAAGAGAAGCGTGTGTAAACAATGCCCGACTATTAGCTGAGATAGCATGTAGTGAAACTGGGAGAGGTAGAGTAGAAGATAAGGTAGCGAAGAATATATTAGCTGCTAAGAAAACGCCTGGTACAGAAGACTTAAAACCAACAGCATGGACGGGGGATAGAGGGCTAACCTTAGTTGAAATGGCGCCAGTAGGAGTTATAGCATCTATAACTCCAGTGACTAATCCAACAGCTACCATTATTAACAATACAATTAGTATGCTTGCAGCTGGGAATGCAGTTGTGTTCAATCCTCATCCAAGTGCTAAAAAGACTTCAAACAAGGCAGTGGAAATAATAAATGAAGCAATTTTAAAAGTAGGGGCACCAAACGGATTAGTTTGCAGTATAAATAACCCCACAATACAGACGGCACAAAAATTAATGGAGCATCCTGAAGTAAATATGGTAGTTGTAACAGGAGGAAAAGCAGTCGTTCAGACAGCTTTGCGATGTGGTAAAAAGGTGATTGGCGCGGGAGCAGGTAATCCACCAGTAGTAGTTGATGAAACTGCAGATATAGTAAAGGCAGCACATGATATTGCATGTGGTGCAAGCTTTGACAACAATTTACCATGTATTGCGGAAAAGGAGATAATCGCTGTTGAGAGAATCGCTGATACGTTGCTTGAAAGAATGAAAAGAGAAGGTGCATATGTATTACACGGTAAAGATATTGACAGAATGACAGAACTAATATTCCAAGGAGGGGCTATAAATAAAGATTTAATAGGAAGAGATGCTCATTTTATCCTATCGCAGATAGGTATCGAAACAGGTAAGGACATAAGATTAGTAGTAATGCCAGTTGATGTTTCACATCCCCTTGTATACCACGAACAGCTCATGCCAGTAATCCCTTTTGTAACAGTACCTACTGTAGAAGAAGCTATAAATCTTGCTGTAAAAGCAGAAGGTGGTAATAGACATACTGCAATGATGCATTCAAAGAATGTAGAAAACATGACTGCATTTGCAAGAGCTATCCAAACTACCATCTTTGTTAAAAATGCTCCTTCATATGCGGGGATAGGGTTTGGAGGAGAAGGATATACAACATTTACCATTGCAGGACCTACGGGTGAGGGTTTGACTTCAGCAAGAACATTTACCAGACAAAGAAGATGTGTGTTAGTTGATGCTTTTAGGATAGTTTAA
- a CDS encoding MIP/aquaporin family protein — protein MKRENLKGEVLSEFLGTLLLIMLGCGVVANVLFAPRLNGFGIFKTGAGYDWNVIAFGWAMAVTIAVYVAGGVTGAHLNPAVTLAAVVRRGFPLGKAIAYMIVQVAGAFCGAGLAYVIYRGNFIKDGYMNIFYTGAANDSYTLANSFLVEMIATAVLVLGIYAVTDVQYNIGMAANLWPVGVGFIILMIGLCLGGPTGYAINPARDFGPRVFAALIGDKAAFSGAYWLLVPIIGPLVGGVLGAIIYDYCIAPNLPKKREELAEKESVN, from the coding sequence ATGAAAAGAGAAAATTTAAAAGGGGAGGTTTTATCAGAATTTTTAGGAACCTTGTTGTTGATTATGCTAGGTTGTGGAGTTGTGGCTAATGTTCTTTTTGCACCACGGCTAAATGGTTTTGGAATTTTCAAAACAGGTGCAGGTTACGATTGGAATGTGATAGCTTTTGGGTGGGCAATGGCAGTGACGATAGCAGTATACGTAGCAGGAGGCGTAACTGGTGCACATCTTAATCCAGCAGTAACATTAGCAGCAGTAGTAAGGAGGGGCTTTCCGCTAGGAAAAGCGATAGCATATATGATAGTTCAAGTAGCAGGAGCATTCTGCGGTGCTGGTTTAGCATATGTAATATATAGAGGCAATTTTATAAAAGATGGATATATGAATATATTCTATACAGGAGCTGCTAACGACAGCTATACACTTGCTAATTCGTTCTTAGTCGAGATGATAGCTACTGCAGTCCTGGTATTAGGAATATATGCAGTAACTGATGTACAGTATAATATAGGTATGGCAGCAAACCTTTGGCCAGTAGGAGTAGGCTTTATAATACTGATGATAGGATTATGTTTAGGTGGGCCAACTGGTTATGCGATTAATCCAGCCCGTGATTTTGGTCCAAGAGTATTTGCAGCATTAATAGGAGACAAGGCAGCATTTTCTGGAGCTTATTGGCTACTTGTTCCAATAATAGGACCATTAGTAGGTGGTGTATTGGGAGCAATTATTTATGATTACTGCATAGCTCCAAATCTGCCGAAGAAAAGAGAAGAATTAGCGGAAAAAGAAAGTGTAAATTAG
- a CDS encoding BMC domain-containing protein, translating to MRAIGLLEFKEITRGVYAADVMLKATPVELLLIDNICPGKLIVLIEGEVSAVKNAISRGKEVFSEGVIEEVVLTNPHPSLSTVFPRKKQSKKLNYNSIGIIETLSVSSAIKAADKAAKGANVEIIDIKIARFLGGKAIVVLGGEISAVKVAIDAGISAVQKGKLVSSTVVANINEKLLEMWV from the coding sequence ATGCGGGCGATTGGATTGTTAGAGTTTAAAGAAATAACGAGAGGAGTATACGCAGCTGACGTGATGCTAAAAGCTACTCCTGTAGAATTACTATTAATTGATAATATATGTCCTGGAAAGCTGATTGTGTTGATTGAGGGAGAGGTAAGCGCGGTAAAAAATGCAATATCTAGAGGTAAAGAAGTGTTTAGTGAAGGAGTAATAGAAGAAGTTGTTTTAACAAATCCTCATCCGTCTTTAAGTACGGTATTCCCACGAAAAAAGCAATCAAAAAAGTTGAACTATAATTCAATAGGAATTATTGAAACATTGTCAGTTTCTTCGGCTATAAAAGCTGCAGATAAGGCAGCAAAAGGAGCAAACGTTGAGATAATTGATATTAAAATAGCAAGATTTTTAGGAGGAAAAGCTATAGTTGTTTTAGGTGGTGAAATAAGTGCAGTTAAAGTAGCAATAGATGCAGGAATAAGTGCTGTGCAAAAGGGAAAATTGGTTTCCTCAACTGTTGTTGCTAATATTAACGAAAAGTTATTAGAAATGTGGGTGTAA
- the eutS gene encoding ethanolamine utilization microcompartment protein EutS → MMEEKQRIIQEYVPGKQITLAHIIASPQIELCEKLGIEKKEAIGIMTITPAEGAIIAADIALKTSTVKIGFLDRFSGSLVIIGNISAVDEAIHRIMNTLVRVLNFSPCPITKS, encoded by the coding sequence ATGATGGAAGAAAAACAGAGAATCATTCAGGAGTATGTTCCTGGCAAACAGATTACACTTGCTCATATAATTGCAAGCCCTCAAATAGAGTTGTGCGAAAAACTAGGAATAGAGAAAAAAGAAGCGATTGGAATTATGACAATTACTCCAGCGGAAGGTGCAATAATTGCAGCCGATATTGCTCTGAAAACTTCCACAGTAAAGATAGGTTTTTTAGACCGTTTTAGTGGTTCTTTGGTAATTATAGGTAATATTTCAGCAGTGGATGAAGCAATTCATCGAATAATGAATACTCTTGTGAGAGTTTTGAACTTTTCTCCGTGCCCTATAACAAAAAGTTAA
- a CDS encoding EutP/PduV family microcompartment system protein, whose protein sequence is MSKKIVFVGPVGAGKSTLIANLRKSENHVLKTQTITYMGEFVDIPGEYIEIRKFNYAVINEILSAKAVVIVQDATSSKMAVPPGFCSTFEGKKIFGVVNKIDIKGANPLKGKKLLLESGVKMENIIFVSAITGEGMKKLEETINKILKE, encoded by the coding sequence ATGAGTAAGAAAATAGTATTTGTAGGACCAGTAGGTGCAGGCAAATCTACATTGATAGCAAATCTTAGAAAAAGCGAAAATCATGTTTTAAAGACACAAACTATAACTTATATGGGAGAATTTGTAGATATTCCCGGTGAATATATAGAGATACGAAAATTCAATTATGCAGTTATAAATGAAATCTTAAGTGCCAAAGCAGTGGTTATTGTTCAGGATGCGACAAGCAGTAAAATGGCAGTACCACCTGGTTTTTGCAGTACATTTGAAGGCAAAAAAATCTTTGGAGTAGTAAATAAAATAGATATAAAAGGAGCTAATCCTTTAAAGGGAAAAAAGCTATTACTTGAAAGCGGAGTTAAAATGGAAAATATTATTTTCGTTTCAGCAATAACGGGTGAAGGGATGAAGAAACTGGAAGAAACAATTAACAAAATATTGAAGGAATGA
- a CDS encoding acetate and sugar kinases/Hsc70/actin family protein — translation MKILVLNCGSSSVKYQLIETDNELALAKGIIDRIGLNDSTVKYSSLNGECATTEQIQNHEEAIQKVLQLITDQSIGVLGSLDEIDAIGHRIAHGGEYFTKPTLIDETSKRLLKKCIDLAPLHNPANIRGIEACEHKIPGKPNIGVFDTAFHQTIPEYAYLYPLPYELYEKHKIRRYGFHGTSHKYVALKAAEYLNKSRDVQN, via the coding sequence ATGAAGATATTGGTCCTTAACTGTGGAAGTTCATCTGTAAAATACCAACTAATTGAAACAGATAATGAGTTGGCATTAGCAAAAGGAATTATTGATAGAATAGGTTTGAATGACTCAACGGTAAAATATAGTTCATTAAATGGAGAATGTGCAACTACTGAGCAGATCCAAAATCATGAAGAAGCGATTCAAAAAGTTTTGCAACTTATTACAGATCAATCAATAGGAGTATTAGGCAGCTTGGATGAAATTGATGCTATTGGCCATCGCATTGCTCATGGAGGAGAATACTTTACAAAACCCACCCTTATTGATGAAACATCGAAAAGATTACTTAAAAAGTGCATAGATTTAGCCCCATTGCATAACCCTGCTAATATAAGGGGGATAGAAGCCTGTGAACACAAGATACCTGGCAAACCCAATATAGGAGTTTTTGATACCGCATTTCATCAAACTATCCCAGAATATGCATATTTATACCCTTTACCGTATGAACTGTATGAAAAACACAAGATAAGAAGATATGGATTTCATGGAACTTCGCATAAGTATGTAGCATTAAAAGCTGCAGAATACTTGAATAAAAGTAGGGATGTGCAAAATTAA
- a CDS encoding transposase, whose amino-acid sequence MYQLQLLLNIPELFTSLSKIDFYSSMFKNLDLSSIPEFPSSSPGRKGYSHHAMFRAFIVMKAERFGTISDLLDYLRNNLIIAHLCGFNILKPLPSYWTFRRFINEFSHDYLTSIFQNQVNILKNMGIISGEFISMDSTPIKANTKLNNPKSFSKNKFSKDNQPKSDKDCKLGVYSASNDSSNKRYKFYWGYKNHIIVDAISGLPIAETTTPADVPDFEVALSLLEKTNKWFNLKYVNFIADKGYDVKRVYNFVRDTLHGHCFIPLNKRNSKSPPLTDDGYMVCEAGIKMLKDGKQYFDGFIKQKFVCKFCNSKDDSACPIKHPKYFNGKKHRGCTKYAIISSDYRSSINRDSLYFKAVYRLRVESERYNSRFKALDFEKAYVRNINSVSNLNTFGHITLLTVAIVAIKLGKFDEFKSLSALMQSA is encoded by the coding sequence ATGTACCAGCTTCAATTGCTTTTAAATATACCTGAACTCTTTACTTCTCTGTCTAAAATTGATTTCTATTCTTCTATGTTTAAAAATCTAGACTTGTCTTCAATACCTGAATTCCCTTCCTCTAGTCCTGGCCGTAAGGGTTATTCTCATCATGCAATGTTTAGAGCTTTTATTGTTATGAAAGCTGAAAGATTCGGTACAATTTCTGACCTTTTAGATTATCTCCGCAATAATCTTATCATTGCTCATCTTTGTGGCTTTAACATCCTTAAACCTCTTCCTTCTTATTGGACTTTCCGCCGTTTTATTAATGAGTTCTCTCATGATTATTTGACCTCTATCTTTCAAAATCAAGTCAATATCCTCAAAAATATGGGCATTATCTCTGGTGAGTTTATTTCCATGGACTCTACCCCTATTAAAGCTAACACTAAGTTAAATAACCCTAAGTCTTTTTCTAAAAATAAATTCTCTAAAGATAATCAGCCTAAGTCTGATAAGGATTGTAAATTAGGCGTTTATTCTGCTTCTAATGATTCTTCTAATAAACGTTATAAGTTTTATTGGGGCTATAAAAATCATATTATTGTTGATGCTATCTCTGGATTACCTATCGCTGAAACTACTACTCCCGCTGATGTCCCCGATTTTGAAGTTGCTTTGTCTTTACTTGAAAAGACTAATAAGTGGTTTAACCTTAAGTATGTTAATTTTATTGCCGATAAGGGGTATGATGTTAAGAGAGTTTATAATTTTGTTAGAGATACTCTCCATGGTCATTGTTTTATTCCTCTTAACAAGCGTAATTCTAAAAGTCCCCCACTGACTGATGATGGTTATATGGTTTGTGAAGCAGGTATTAAAATGCTCAAAGACGGCAAGCAGTATTTTGATGGTTTTATTAAGCAAAAATTTGTTTGCAAGTTCTGTAATTCTAAAGATGACTCTGCCTGCCCTATAAAGCATCCTAAATATTTTAATGGCAAAAAGCATAGAGGCTGTACTAAGTATGCTATTATATCTTCTGATTATAGGTCTTCTATTAATAGAGACTCCCTATATTTTAAGGCTGTCTATAGACTAAGAGTAGAATCAGAAAGATATAATTCTCGATTTAAAGCTCTAGATTTTGAAAAGGCTTATGTTAGAAATATTAATTCTGTCAGCAACCTTAATACTTTTGGCCATATTACTTTGCTTACTGTCGCTATTGTAGCTATTAAACTGGGTAAATTTGATGAGTTTAAGTCTCTTAGTGCTCTGATGCAATCGGCTTAA
- a CDS encoding acetate/propionate family kinase, which translates to MNKRVEELNLITCHLGNGASICAIKKVKSSDTSMGFTPLEGLMMGTRSGSIDPAIIIYLMQKGNMSVEKVNEILNKKSGLLGISGVSNDLKDILKAANNGNQRAQIAIEMFCYRVRKYIGGYMTTLDGVNAIVFTGGIGENSPEVRERTIIGLEWIGIEYDKEKNYSHKKCDQIVEITKPNSKIKVLVIPTNEELMIAKETAEVISFFDNK; encoded by the coding sequence ATGAATAAAAGAGTAGAAGAGTTGAATTTGATAACCTGTCATTTAGGAAATGGAGCAAGTATCTGTGCTATAAAAAAAGTGAAGTCTTCAGATACGAGTATGGGTTTTACACCTTTAGAAGGTTTAATGATGGGAACACGGAGCGGCTCAATTGATCCTGCAATTATTATATATCTTATGCAAAAGGGAAATATGAGTGTTGAAAAGGTGAATGAGATTTTAAATAAAAAGTCTGGGTTGTTGGGGATTTCAGGGGTAAGCAATGATCTAAAAGATATATTGAAGGCAGCAAACAACGGAAATCAACGAGCTCAAATTGCTATAGAAATGTTTTGCTATAGAGTAAGAAAATATATTGGTGGATACATGACAACTCTAGATGGAGTGAATGCTATTGTCTTTACGGGAGGAATTGGAGAAAATAGCCCAGAAGTAAGAGAAAGAACTATAATTGGGTTAGAATGGATTGGTATAGAATATGATAAAGAAAAGAATTATAGCCATAAAAAATGCGATCAAATTGTAGAAATAACAAAACCAAATTCGAAAATTAAGGTGCTTGTAATTCCTACAAATGAAGAACTCATGATTGCTAAGGAAACTGCGGAAGTAATTAGCTTTTTTGATAACAAATAA